The proteins below are encoded in one region of Nitrospira sp.:
- a CDS encoding nicotinate-nucleotide adenylyltransferase — MIHLTAQYTTTVEQATRPKRLGLFGGSFNPIHNGHLAIARDVCARMNLASILFIPTGDPPHKHNRSLAPALVRLEMVRLAIADTSEFDVSAIEIDRTGKSYSIDTIREIRGQYGQSWEIFFIIGLDAFLDFPTWRNPDAILKICHVVVVPRPGQAFRALAKLSVCPNLDPESLAQLDTGAIEKLEIAVPAALGITCLSISPCPISASEIRQRVRNGLPLANMLPLSVESYILQHSLYQEDSYRTHI; from the coding sequence ATGATTCATCTGACAGCCCAATACACCACAACCGTCGAACAGGCCACCCGCCCGAAACGCCTCGGCTTATTCGGCGGGAGTTTTAACCCCATCCACAACGGCCATCTGGCCATTGCACGTGACGTGTGTGCACGCATGAACCTTGCGAGCATCCTCTTTATCCCGACCGGCGATCCGCCTCACAAGCACAACCGTTCCCTGGCTCCCGCCTTAGTGCGGCTTGAAATGGTCCGTCTTGCGATTGCCGACACCTCGGAGTTCGACGTGTCGGCAATCGAAATCGATCGCACAGGCAAATCGTATTCCATCGACACCATCCGCGAAATACGAGGGCAATACGGTCAATCTTGGGAGATCTTTTTTATCATTGGCCTTGATGCATTCCTGGATTTCCCGACATGGAGAAATCCTGATGCAATCTTGAAAATCTGCCATGTCGTGGTGGTACCTCGTCCAGGACAGGCGTTCAGAGCCCTTGCCAAGCTGTCAGTATGCCCAAACCTCGATCCAGAATCTCTTGCCCAGCTTGATACCGGGGCCATTGAAAAACTCGAAATCGCCGTCCCTGCCGCGCTAGGCATCACCTGCTTGTCCATTTCACCCTGCCCGATCTCGGCATCAGAAATCAGACAGAGAGTTCGTAACGGACTCCCCCTGGCAAATATGTTGCCGCTCTCGGTAGAATCTTATATACTTCAGCATAGCCTTTATCAGGAGGACAGCTATCGTACGCACATCTAA
- the proB gene encoding glutamate 5-kinase, translating into MRDELLVEAKRIVIKIGSSLLASRAEGLRPEQIERLADEIATLRTQGREILIVSSGAIVSGIHKLRLKDYPKNLPVKQAAAAVGQSRLIWAYEKAFERLAIQVAQILLTHHDLADRRRFLNARHTLSALIGFGIIPIINENDTVAVDEIRVGDNDSLASEVAHLSDADLLVILSDVDGLYTEDPRKNPAAELIPLVPDITPDIEQLAGVSSTFEGTGGMATKLRAAKKVAEYGISTLIINGERAGLLPAVLAGQSGGSLFLAKERRLNSRKHWIAFTLRARGQLHLDQGAVAALSARGKSLLASGILQVTGVFEAGDPVSCLTPDGKEFAKGLVNFSSDFVHQMKGLKTTVIQSQFGPQEYEEVIHRDNLVIL; encoded by the coding sequence ATGCGAGACGAGCTCTTAGTCGAGGCCAAACGGATCGTCATCAAAATCGGCAGTAGCTTGCTTGCATCACGTGCAGAGGGACTCCGGCCTGAACAGATTGAGCGATTAGCGGATGAGATCGCGACGCTCCGCACGCAGGGACGGGAGATCCTCATCGTCTCATCCGGCGCCATTGTGTCCGGTATCCATAAATTACGCCTGAAAGACTATCCCAAGAACCTTCCGGTCAAGCAGGCAGCCGCCGCCGTCGGACAAAGTCGACTGATATGGGCCTATGAAAAGGCCTTCGAGCGTCTCGCGATTCAAGTGGCACAAATTCTGCTGACGCACCACGACCTCGCTGATCGCCGTCGCTTTCTCAATGCTCGCCATACTTTATCGGCACTGATCGGGTTCGGCATCATCCCGATCATCAACGAAAACGACACGGTTGCCGTGGACGAAATTCGGGTCGGTGATAACGACAGCCTCGCCAGCGAGGTGGCTCACCTATCCGATGCAGATTTGCTGGTGATTCTTTCGGATGTCGATGGATTATACACGGAAGACCCTCGCAAGAATCCCGCTGCCGAGTTGATTCCACTCGTTCCTGACATTACTCCCGACATTGAACAATTGGCGGGAGTTTCCAGCACCTTTGAAGGCACTGGGGGGATGGCCACGAAGCTGCGGGCGGCGAAGAAAGTCGCAGAGTATGGAATTTCCACGTTGATTATCAACGGCGAACGGGCCGGACTCCTGCCCGCGGTCTTAGCTGGACAATCAGGAGGAAGCCTCTTTCTCGCCAAAGAACGCCGCTTGAACAGCCGCAAGCATTGGATCGCCTTCACGCTGCGCGCTCGCGGCCAACTACATCTCGATCAGGGAGCGGTAGCGGCCCTGAGCGCGCGTGGTAAGAGTCTCCTCGCATCAGGCATCCTTCAGGTGACCGGCGTATTTGAAGCCGGCGATCCAGTCAGTTGCCTCACGCCGGACGGGAAGGAATTCGCCAAAGGCCTGGTCAACTTTTCTTCCGACTTCGTGCACCAAATGAAGGGTCTCAAGACCACAGTGATTCAATCGCAGTTTGGTCCTCAGGAGTATGAGGAAGTCATCCATCGAGACAATCTCGTCATTCTGTAG